The DNA region AAACGTGTTTTAAACTATTCTATTATAAAATCACATTCACTTGCACCAAGTAATTAATTGCCGGGTAAATTTCTCCGGTTTGCTATTTCGTGTCGCACTATTCGGTCGTTTCAGGCCAGCTCGTTCCGACGAAACTGCCCAAAGCACTTTGCACTGAAGGTACACTTTTCCCCGGTTGAGCCGCTCATGCAATCAAAGCCACCACCCAGTAAAAAGCATTCAGCAGTTCGCCCAAAACAGCCAAGTAATTTTGCGGCATCGATGCTGGTGTCTTAGTCCCCGCCTTTGTGGCCGATTCCGTGATGCCGTCGATGCTATGGACGTAGATTTTGAACGTACTTCACACGATACAATAAGTTCAGCATGGGCTCCAAAACCGACGAAACATTCTCACTCGTTCCACGACGATTAAAAAGATCGTGGGCCGCTTGCAGCGAAAACATAATCAAATAACATCGACGaatctcaaatgatagaaaatcttACCGTGGGTTGTCTCCGAGGTAACCATGACAGTAAAATTCGTGCTCTTCGATTATGCACACTTCAATATCGCGATCAGGTATCTATTTCACACAAAAATACCTTAGAACTGGCCGCGAAAAGTGAAAAACAgcttaaaaaactaataaaattacgTTACTTGCAAAAGTCCAATCAGCAAAGCTGAATCTGTTTTGATTTGGCCTCCCAGACCAATAAACAAAAgaagaacaaaaacaaactgtcATCGTGTTTGGACCGGGGCCCTAGTGGAAAATGAAACTGCCAATGTTTACAAAGGCGCTAAAACGCAAAGGGCTCAATACGATCGAACACGGGTGAAACTATCGACCGGGGCTAATGttcttttttaattcattttatcgaaataaatcaatttttccaCCAAATTTAGTTTAAGGATGCATAACTATACCATTTTTACACATATTGTGTAAATTATTTTCGCACTTTGCttaattggtttgaaatatgaattgaaaaactaatcgcaaatttctttcttgtttttctcaatgttttgaaaaatgacaatggccgttttacaatgttttgcttgatttgtagTAGTTCCACGCTTTTCAAGTTCCCAAAAAAGGAATTATTGACCCAAAGTCACGGTAAACTACGAAAGCTTCTTCCGAAAAACTTCTCATCGAAAGAAATTAGCCCCAAGAATAGGTTTTGGCCGTTCCACGTCATCGTCATCCATGGTCTAACTTTTCCTTGTTGCTTGATTGGAAAACCCCTCAGcaattctctctctctcgtaaAGGATGTGTCTTCATCAACAACCGAATCGGGGGGGTCCATTCCGGAGGGCTCTTATTTGATTTAGCCTTTCCCAGAGACACCGACCAGGTCCAAGACAATATAGCGTGGGCCAGTTGGCAGTCTTTACAGAATATGTCCGATGAATGGGTTTTGTTTCCGTTCCGATTGGATGATtgcatttgagaaatttaatttcaacttCCTCGAGCTCGTTGCTCTCCGGCAGCCTTTTGTTGAGGTCCTGAAagggttttgttgttttgcAAGATTTGTTTCCGGCTTCCGGCCTCGAGGATGATTGGGGTGGGTCGGGAAACTTCCCTAATGGTGCAGCAACAGTATTCAAATTGAGCACATTGTGAACGAGCCCGTTTTGCTCTAATTGCTAATCAGGGAATTACTTGTGTGAGGATTAGATCTGCAGATAAAGTTGATTCATGAAACAATGCTTTGTTTATTCCATACATTTGTCTACAAAGAATTATGTAACAAGAGATGCATCAAACTGAATCAAAATTACCAGGTACGATGTGACGGTTCCAAATATCTAAAAAGACAAGTTTTGACGATCAACAAGGAAGCTACAGATTCAATACCCACCGATAAGACCAGCTTCCAATCACACCGGAAAACGCCACAATCGATAACCGGCACCTGATGGTTGACCATTTGCGAAAACAGCAGCAGATCGTCCTGAACGCGCTCGTTTTCCAACTCTCGGAGGGCTTTGTGCGCCAAAACGGCAGTTTTCACGGCCTCCCGTTTGATCCCATCAGCCGACCAGGTGAACAGTACCAGCATCACCAGGTAGAACACGTCGCACTCCATGTACATCAGAGCTCGCACCATCTGAACGCGATCCCCGGTGAGGAACGCCCGGTACAGGGCGAACAAGCTGAACGTCACGATCATGATCGACACGAGCACCACGAATATCAGCTGGGCGTAGAACTCGTTGCTGATGCGTTGAACGATGCGCCGGATCTCGTCCCATTGGATAACTAGGTTGTGCAAGATGGTGGGTTTGTCGTGGATTGAACGGGGTGCAGGAAGTTCTGCGAGGATCACCAGGGTTGGTTCTTTTTGGGGAATGAAGTGGACCTCGAAGGTGGCGTTAAGGTGTTGAACGCGGTAGTAGACTAGGTAGGTCACTATCAGGACTTGGTGCTGCATCAGTAAGAAgggaatgttgaaaaatataactGATACAGGAATTGACCACCGGTAGATTGAAGTTTCTTCGGACCAGAATACCATAGCTATGCCGGAGATGGTAATGAGTACAAAACTTATTATAAGACCGGCGATCGATTGAAGGATTCTAATCTGTTGCGTTCTCTGATCAACGGGTGCGTTGATTTGTTTAGCCTAGAAAGAAACCTGACTGTGCAATTTGTACTAAGCTGTTGTGAAGTTCATAAGAACCAAAACCAACCCTCCCATCAAACCGATCTATTTCGGCGAAGATCTTCCACACGCCCTGGTACCGGCGATAGTTCAGCAGCGTCACCAGCGAAATGTACAAACTCCCCCCCACAAAAGTGTACCGCGTGCCGTTGTCCAGGATGCTCGATCCGGTGCTCGCCCGCGACTGCAACGTCGTGTAGGACACGTAAAACACCACCGCCTCCATCGCCAGCACTCGCACCAGCGAAAACACGTCCCAAGCCGTTAGCTTGACCTTCCCGTCCTGGGGCCGTCCATCAACGGTGAAAATCGTAAAACCGAAAAACTTGTACAGCAAATATTTCACGTAAATCACATCGTAAACCGACTCACAGCGGCTAATGCGCTGGAAAAACTTCGGCAACATGGTCCGACGTTGTCCGGCGACTGACCTCGCGACCTGCGGAAACAATAGCTACTAAGAAATGCATAACTCAACTGACCTGGCTGCCAATGCCACTGCAAGCTGTTGGTGGAAAATGGGGTGGAAAATTTACTGTCCTAATTAATGCGTCTCATAATTCTTGACCATCCACGCGTGTACACCACGATGTTTGACTGCTTGTGTGtaagtgtatgtgtgtgagttTGATTGTTCCTGGGTAATCAGATGGAAATTTCTGGATTAGTTTAGGATTCGACGATAAGGTTGGTAATTTGTGATGTTCAACCACAGAAAATGACCGCAGGACTAATGAAGTATGGTTTGATCAGATATTTTCCCGTAAACTCTTATAATCATTTTCATTCCACCACTAAATGACCACGTTCTTAATAGTAGTAGAGTTTAGAACATTGACCGATTTTGTGCGCCATCAATCGTACTTCCGATTTTATATAAAAGACCCTTTGACACTAAACTTCCAAATCATCATCATTTCAGGCtataaattgttgaaatacgtgtcttttttaaatgttcaaaaataaaagaggTCACACCGTTTCACCGTCAtaagatatcgaaaaattaaacTCGGATTCCAGATCAGGGATAAAAATTACCCCTTGGAACaaattttcacgcaaatcgaagagggttcggggcaactttttccgatttcgtgtgagttcaCAGAGAATACCCTtgtaggaattttctgatcgatttggtgtttcaGGCAAAGTTGCacgcagacatgcatcggcactgaGAGCTCTTCTTTATACTGGCACAGCATGCTGGGAATCATCTACgcgaaatgccaaacaagttcttctaaaagaggaatTGGTGCGGATGCATGTCAGGTTGAATGTATTGGTCAGGGCTACTGAGAAATAATaggatttaggaaaaaaaatgccgatttaaaataactttaaGAAATACCGCGAAAAAATAGGAAAAGGGCACTTTTCACGAGACttaatgtttgatttttctaaaaaaatgcagttttcggatttttgttttacaatgaccagtcccaaaaaaaaaaaaaaatcaggaaatttcCTTAAATTTCGTCTTAGAACCATTGAAGTCTTGATTTTTCGTTGCTGATATACAATGAACAAAAGACaaacaagcagaaaaaaatgaagttttcaaagtctcaccaaaatagtcacccattttctaatgtctaatttctaatggtccaattttcaatgtaaaaaaaataaacaaattgtgTGATCTTTTCGAgaaaagttattttgaaaactatggGTCCAAGCatcacatttgaaaagggcataACCATATTTAAATGTAATACTGATCACaaaattttcaacgaaaaaatcaaaaaatgtaacaaatgtttaattatttactctaaatagtaatttttaaaccttttcattTGGTTTAAACATTGTTAAAGGCTTCTCTATGACAAAAAAAGCATTAGGCATCATTGATTCATTTATACATATCTCCATACAAGAGTAACTTTATAAAAGGGCTAAAAATAACCTACAACATTTTTGTTGCTTTTAATtttgacactgagaaaaaacttttttttttgcgtaatttgtgtatcagcaaaaacaatgtaaaaaaaataatatctactcttttcaaatttttttttcagttaaatatttcaaaattttaaacatttttggaaaaaaaaacttgcaaaaaagTTCAGTCACTTTCGATTGCTTATTTGATTcaacacttaaaaataaaaatataagattttgaaattttgcccaaaaaaatgttttcgtaaaCTCTAGTTCATACTATGCCTTAtcaaataaatctaaaaaaatctacaagTGAAAAAACGACTattgcccaagtaacattttaggctttatcaaagctgtcacaaccgctataaaacctatcagccaaaaccaacattaaaaccccttagtcgtaacaaactccccagaaccccacttaaaaccctaatggacctccgcaaaaggttgttacggcctatttataaaacctacataggagttcaaggctttacaactgaatcctatcaacatcctcaaagccttgataaaacttttgtttaaacctagtcaggagttatggaaaaatgacatttcatacgtcttcaaacgtcttatgccaaataggttttattttggcaaaaataagtcttcgtcttgccaaatgaaattatggagatggttgtcaaaaatggcgatgataaataatagatattagaggtaatccaaataATCCAAAATATTaagcttatttctcgcaattgatggctcaaattcagctgcggttgtaattttattgtaaatgtaggggagatagagccaaaaaattcaactcgcttcatcaaaaatcaatattttgtaatcatagtgtttaatgttaaaatttttttattgcaattctttgaaaaaaaaatgttcaaaatatttttaaacatctatcgctatattaatcatactagaaattcagcataaatgtgtgttttcatcaaatttaaatcaattttttcagtttttcattttttcaatcaagatggcggtcaatcatattcaatcagagcacgcgtttagcgccatatttatgcactgctatttggccgcgataaatgctcttttaggagcttatggttttaagtgagctttttacatgcctaatggcaattgacagctacaacaccctaggttttaacaaagcatgcgataaaaccgtttggcatggcattgccatctggttttcaagcctctattaaaactttcataaaaccttattgaaaaccagtcggcttttatttccacccgGTTTTAAGTCCGAtgcataaaaccctgttagaacctattaattagctcttgcttgttggttgcggtaaatgctcaaataaaactattaagcaaccaagatgctacaataaaacctcaataaaacttggtggtggctagttggtttcaaaatgttacttgggaggcTCACCTCGAGggaaagcatgaagtttggggtccccagaaacacgtgcactttgaatttttcaaaaaatgtttattcaggGTCGAATAATTTTTCTCCAAGGTATGTATTGAGAATTAAGGGCCCACCGGAGAGGAAAACtggatgatttttatttttattggaacCACTGCCAGAGAGGGGAAATTTCATTGCTACTATGATGACTTTAACGAAAAACATCAGTTCGCACCAAGGCGCGTGCATCGAGCCAACCACGTGGCCCAAAATCATAGCCTACCTAAAATCCTTGCATACGGCATATAATACGTGGCGAGGTAGTGTTTTCATGTATTCACGCTGTTCAAGTTATaacgaaatatttcaaatggcaaatggtaaaaaacagaaaaagtcAAAAGTTGGTAGTATGCATTCCTGTTTTTGCAATAACAGACATGTAAGAATATAATCAGGCAATTCCC from Culex quinquefasciatus strain JHB chromosome 3, VPISU_Cqui_1.0_pri_paternal, whole genome shotgun sequence includes:
- the LOC6049300 gene encoding uncharacterized protein LOC6049300, with protein sequence MLPKFFQRISRCESVYDVIYVKYLLYKFFGFTIFTVDGRPQDGKVKLTAWDVFSLVRVLAMEAVVFYVSYTTLQSRASTGSSILDNGTRYTFVGGSLYISLVTLLNYRRYQGVWKIFAEIDRFDGRAKQINAPVDQRTQQIRILQSIAGLIISFVLITISGIAMVFWSEETSIYRWSIPVSVIFFNIPFLLMQHQVLIVTYLVYYRVQHLNATFEVHFIPQKEPTLVILAELPAPRSIHDKPTILHNLVIQWDEIRRIVQRISNEFYAQLIFVVLVSIMIVTFSLFALYRAFLTGDRVQMVRALMYMECDVFYLVMLVLFTWSADGIKREAVKTAVLAHKALRELENERVQDDLLLFSQMVNHQVPVIDCGVFRCDWKLVLSHRRHHGIGHKGGD